A single Numenius arquata chromosome 1, bNumArq3.hap1.1, whole genome shotgun sequence DNA region contains:
- the CREG1 gene encoding protein CREG1 isoform X2 produces the protein MAGLAFLCAAALLLVARGAIPPPEEAARMARFVLHNCDWGALATLSAQEGLRGQPFANIFSLSDGPPGPLGGSGVPYLYLTDMEISVQDLEINSNASLTVSLAQTPYCKKHRYDPQNPLCAHIIFCGSIVKVNDSEAGLAKKALFSRHPEMESWPKDHNWFFAKFNITNIWVLDYFGGLKIVTPEEYYSVKP, from the exons ATGGCTGGGCTGGCGTTCCTCTGCGCGGCGGCGCTACTGCTGGTGGCCCGCGGGGCCATCCCGCCGCCGGAGGAGGCGGCCCGCATGGCGCGCTTCGTGCTGCACAACTGCGACTGGGGCGCGCTGGCCACGCTGTCGGCGCAGGAGGGCCTGCGCGGCCAGCCGTTCGCCAACATCTTCTCCCTCAGCGATGGGCCCCCTGGGCCGTTGGGCGGCAGCGGTGTCCCCTACCTTTACCTGACCGACATGGAGATCTCCGTGCAGGATCTAGAG ATCAACTCAAATGCCTCCTTAACTGTGTCTTTGGCACAGACTCCTTACTGCAAGAAGCACAGATATGATCCCCAGAATCCTCTCTGTGCCCACATAATCTTCTGTGGGAGTATTGTAAAG GTGAATGATTCAGAGGCGGGCTTAGCAAAAAAAGCATTATTCAGTCGCCACCCTGAAATGGAAAGTTGGCCTAAGGATCATAATTGGTTCTTTGCCAAGTTCAACATCACCAATATTTGGGTCCTGGACTACTTTGGTGGATTGAAAATTGTGACGCCAGAAGAATATTACAGTGTCAAGCCTTAG
- the CREG1 gene encoding protein CREG1 isoform X1, whose protein sequence is MAGLAFLCAAALLLVARGAIPPPEEAARMARFVLHNCDWGALATLSAQEGLRGQPFANIFSLSDGPPGPLGGSGVPYLYLTDMEISVQDLEINSNASLTVSLAQTPYCKKHRYDPQNPLCAHIIFCGSIVKVNDSEAGLAKKALFSRHPEMESWPKDHNWFFAKFNITNIWVLDYFGGLKIVTPEEYYSVKP, encoded by the exons ATGGCTGGGCTGGCGTTCCTCTGCGCGGCGGCGCTACTGCTGGTGGCCCGCGGGGCCATCCCGCCGCCGGAGGAGGCGGCCCGCATGGCGCGCTTCGTGCTGCACAACTGCGACTGGGGCGCGCTGGCCACGCTGTCGGCGCAGGAGGGCCTGCGCGGCCAGCCGTTCGCCAACATCTTCTCCCTCAGCGATGGGCCCCCTGGGCCGTTGGGCGGCAGCGGTGTCCCCTACCTTTACCTGACCGACATGGAGATCTCCGTGCAGGATCTAGAG ATCAACTCAAATGCCTCCTTAACTGTGTCTTTGGCACAGACTCCTTACTGCAAGAAGCACAGATATGATCCCCAGAATCCTCTCTGTGCCCACATAATCTTCTGTGGGAGTATTGTAAAG GTGAATGATTCAGAGGCGGGCTTAGCAAAAAAAGCATTATTCAGTCGCCACCCTGAAATGGAAAGTTGGCCTAAGGATCATAATTGGTTCTTTGCCAAGTTCAACATCACCAATATTTGGGTCCTGGACTACTTTGGTGGATTGAAAATTGTGACGCCAGAAGAATATTACAGTGTCAAGCCTTA G